CAGCGACACTTGCCGGTCACCAACAGAATCGAGGGCGATCACTTCCTCGTCCGTGAGCCTGATCCGGTTACCGGCAAGATGAAGACGTGGCTGACCCCGCTTGCGGTCGCGTTGATCCTGATCGAAGCGGCGGACATCGTCTTTGCGGTCGATTCGGTGCCGGCGATCTTCACGATCACGACCGATCCCTACATCGTCTACACGTCCAATATCTTCGCCATTCTCGGCCTGCGCGCGCTCTATTTCGCGCTGGCAGCGGCGATCCATCGCTTCCACTATCTGAAATACGCGATGGCCGCGGTGCTGATCTTCATCGGGTCGAAGATTTTCGCAGCCGACGCGCTGGGCATCGCCAAAATCCCGCCGCTCATCTCGCTGTCGGTGACGCTGGGTATCCTGGGCGCCGGGATCCTGTGGTCGCTGTATTCGACGCGGGGTCAGCCGGACAAGGTCGCCGGCTGACCCTTATGTCGCCGCGTCAGGCGACAGCCGCCGCGACCGCGCGCGCCAGAGGACGGCGACGTCGTTGTACGTGCCGTTCTCGCCGCTGCCGGTCTTGTCGCCGACCCGCCAGCGGCGCGGCACACCGGCGCGCAGCCGGGTCGCGCCGGTCGTATTTGCGACCAGCCAGCCGGTCAGCTTCGCCCGTGCCGCCGGCGACAGGGTTTGCCCGAACAGCATCGCGCGCATCGTGCCGAGCATCGCGAGCGGCGTCGTCGTATCTCGCGCATCGCCGTGAATGGCGGTGTTGAGCTCAGGCTCGTGACGGTCCAGCCGAGTCGTCCGGTCGCCCAGTCGCGCGACGAAGGCGTTGAAGCCGTCGACCCCGCCGATCAGCGGCAGCAGTAGATTTGCGGCGGCATTGTCGCTGAGCGTCATCGTCGCCGCGCACAGCTGGTCGATGGTCATCGTGCCGCCCTTGTGCTTCTCGACTCCCGGCGAATTGCCGACCAGCGGACCCGCGGGATCGGTATGGTGCGGTCCAGCCGGAGCCGGCCGGCATCGACCGCCGCCAATACCGCGCCGCTCAAAGGAAATTTGAACGTGCTGCACATCGCGAAGCGTTCGTCGCCGCGGTGGTCGAACCGCGCGCCGGTGGCCAGATCGACTACGCCGACACCCAACCGCCCGCCCGATCGCCGCTCCGCCGCGCCGATCGCATCCGCCAGCGTCGGTCCACCGAACGCCGATGTCGGTAGGGCAAAGGCGAGCTTCGGCGCTACTGCGGCCGCCGCCATGCCCGTGCCGATCGTCGTCAGGAAAGTCCGTCGTTCCATGCCAGGCTCCAAAATTGATGCCGGCAAGGTGCGGGCTGGCGGCTTGGCGCACAATCGATCATATCTCGGCTGAGCCACTAGAAAAATTGGGGTGTCGGATGGATCGGGCGCAACTGCCGCTCAATGCCCTGCGCGCGTTCGAGTCCTCGGCGCGGCACCTGAGCTTTACGCGTGCCGGACTGGAATTATGCGTCGGTCAGGCAGCGGTCAGCCACCAGGTCAACCGGCTGGAGGCAGTGCTGGGCGTGCGTCTGTTCCGTCGCCTGCCGCGCGGATTGGCGCTGACCGACGAAGGCGCGGCGCTGGTTCCGGTGCTGGCCGATGGGTTCGACCGGATCACGGCGGTCCTGGAACGCTACCAGGGTGGTCGGATGCGTGAGCCGCTGGCGCTGAGCGTGGTCGGCACCTTTGCGACCGGATGGCTGCTGCCCCGCCTGCCGGACTTCGCGGCGGCGCATTCCTTTGTCGACGTGCGCCTGCGAACGAACAATAACCGCGTCGACCTGGCGGGCGAAGGGCTGGATTACGCGATCCGCTTCGGCGACGGTGCGTGGCACGGCGCCGAGGCCGATGCGCTGATGGCGGCGCCACTCACGCCGATGGCGGCGCCCCTGCTTGCCGAGCATCTGTCCGTGGCGGCGGATCTGGGGCGCCAGACCCTGCTGCGCTCCTACCGCGCCGACGAATGGCCGCGCTGGTTCGACGCGGCCGGCGCGGTTCCGCCACCGCTGACCGGGCCGATCTTCGATTCGTCGGTGACGATGGCCGCCGCGGCGATGGCGGGGGCAGGCGTCGCGCTGCTGCCCGCGGCGATGTTCGGCGACGCGCTCAACGCCGGCACCTTGATTGCACCATTCGATATCGCGATTGATACCGGCCGCTATTGGCTGACCCGCCTTAAGACCCGCGTGCCGACGCCGGCGATGACGGCATTTCGGGCGTGGTTGCTGGAAGCGGCCTGAGCGCATCGGGGCGGGGCGGGGAGGCGCGCAGGCCCGCCCTAATATTGAACGACAGGCTGTCCGATAAGCGCGCCGGCCAGAATCGTCACCGCGCCGAGCCCAAGGGACAGGGGAACCCTGAGTGCCATCCAGCCGGCTGGTGCCATGCCGCGGCGTACCAGCCAGCGGTCGACCGGCAGCGTCAGCATCAGCGCGACACCGATCGCGACGAGTGACCAGCCTGAGCCCTGCGATATCATGACGCCAGCGCCCAGCGCCATCGCAGCCAGGCTCGGGACGACGGCGATGGCGGCAAGCGCTGCCTGATGAGTCGGCGTTCGCATGGCGAAACCCCACCAGATTCCGCCGAGAAAACTTAGGATCAGCAGCGCATAGCCGACGCTGACGATCGCCGCGCCGGGTTCGCCCAAGGCAATAAGAATCGTGGCGGCGACAGCCGGCGCCAGTCCTGCGAAACCCAGCGCGCGGGCGACCCCGCCCACGCGCGGCTCAGTCACGGCAATATCCCTCGCCTGGCTTGACGGTCAGGCAGTCCTTCTTGCCCGCCAGCCACTTCAGGCCCGTCGCGTCGCCGTCGCTCGGGACGGCGGTTTCCGCGACACCATTGCGCATGAAGCGCAGACCCTCGGCCGTCACCGATCCGTCGAACGTGCCGGCCATGTCGTCGTCCAGGCCCCAGCGCATGTCCATCGTGACACCGCCGCCCCGCTTCGCCGCGACGGTCAGAATCATGCCCTCGACCCCGACCCAGCGGCCCAGATAGTCGCGCTCCAGCTTTGCCGTATCGGCCGGGTTGACCGCGGTATTGCCGACCGCCGCATTGGCCTCGGCGGCGGTCATCGCCTCTTCCTCGGTCGCAGCGCCTTCGGACGGCATCACTTCCTCGACCGTGTTCTCCGCCACTGCGCCGGATTGCGTCTCGTTTGCCGGCTGCGACGAACAGCCCGCGAGCAGCACGGACAGGGCGAGAGCGATCGGGGCGGCAGGCTTCATGTCGCGGGCTCCATTGATGCAGGGCAAGAACCCGGGCGACGTTCGGAGGGTTCCGCCGCCCGGGTTCCGACACCGATGCCTTACGGCATCAGCACGCTGTCGATGACGTGAACAACGCCGTTCGACTGCATGACGTTGGCGGTGGTAATCATCGCATGACCGCCCTTGGCATCCATGACGTGCCAGCCCTTGCCCGCTTTCATGAAGCGCAGTTCGCCGCCATTGACCGTCTTGAACGTTGCGGTGCCGCCATGCGCTGCGGCGGCTTTCGCAATATCGTTCGCGGTGATGCGGCCCGGCACCACGTGATAGGTGAGGATCGACGTCAGTTGCGCCTTGTTTTCGGGCTTCACCAGCGTGTCGACCGTGCCGGCCGGCAGCTTGGCGAAAGCGGCGTTGGTCGGCGCGAAGACGGTGAAGGGGCCAGGGCCCGACAGCGTGTCGACCAGGCCGGCGGCCTTTACCGCGGTCACCAGCGTGCTGAGGTTCGGCGCGGCAGACGCGTTCTCGACGATCGTCTTGTTCGCCGACATCGGCGCGCCGCCCACGGTCGGATTGCGAGCCATG
The nucleotide sequence above comes from Roseomonas aeriglobus. Encoded proteins:
- a CDS encoding serine hydrolase, giving the protein MTIDQLCAATMTLSDNAAANLLLPLIGGVDGFNAFVARLGDRTTRLDRHEPELNTAIHGDARDTTTPLAMLGTMRAMLFGQTLSPAARAKLTGWLVANTTGATRLRAGVPRRWRVGDKTGSGENGTYNDVAVLWRARSRRLSPDAAT
- a CDS encoding serine hydrolase; this encodes MERRTFLTTIGTGMAAAAVAPKLAFALPTSAFGGPTLADAIGAAERRSGGRLGVGVVDLATGARFDHRGDERFAMCSTFKFPLSGAVLAAVDAGRLRLDRTIPIPRVRWSAIRRESRSTRAAR
- a CDS encoding LysR family transcriptional regulator, producing the protein MDRAQLPLNALRAFESSARHLSFTRAGLELCVGQAAVSHQVNRLEAVLGVRLFRRLPRGLALTDEGAALVPVLADGFDRITAVLERYQGGRMREPLALSVVGTFATGWLLPRLPDFAAAHSFVDVRLRTNNNRVDLAGEGLDYAIRFGDGAWHGAEADALMAAPLTPMAAPLLAEHLSVAADLGRQTLLRSYRADEWPRWFDAAGAVPPPLTGPIFDSSVTMAAAAMAGAGVALLPAAMFGDALNAGTLIAPFDIAIDTGRYWLTRLKTRVPTPAMTAFRAWLLEAA
- a CDS encoding DUF3429 domain-containing protein; protein product: MTEPRVGGVARALGFAGLAPAVAATILIALGEPGAAIVSVGYALLILSFLGGIWWGFAMRTPTHQAALAAIAVVPSLAAMALGAGVMISQGSGWSLVAIGVALMLTLPVDRWLVRRGMAPAGWMALRVPLSLGLGAVTILAGALIGQPVVQY
- a CDS encoding fasciclin domain-containing protein, producing the protein MAGAALAMTAAPLAAQNMARNPTVGGAPMSANKTIVENASAAPNLSTLVTAVKAAGLVDTLSGPGPFTVFAPTNAAFAKLPAGTVDTLVKPENKAQLTSILTYHVVPGRITANDIAKAAAAHGGTATFKTVNGGELRFMKAGKGWHVMDAKGGHAMITTANVMQSNGVVHVIDSVLMP